One genomic segment of Oncorhynchus mykiss isolate Arlee chromosome 10, USDA_OmykA_1.1, whole genome shotgun sequence includes these proteins:
- the LOC110498458 gene encoding probable E3 ubiquitin-protein ligase HERC3 isoform X3 gives MMLCWGSTVEGQLGIGGAGDPVYEPRSCQAFNGRGLKEVACGWRHSLFLLRDGRVYTCGSNRCGQLGHDKPGDSPELVVALDTQKIGVVSCGQAHSMALNEQGQVFAWGAGGGGQLGLGTAEETVPIPRLIKKLCEHRISQIMCGNKHCIALSKDGQLFTWGQNLSGQLGLGKGEPSTLSPQPLKSLSGIPLAQITAGGDHSFALSLSGAVFGWGKNSAGQLGLNDKQDRSVPCHIKFLRSQKVVYISCGDEHTAALTKDGGLFTFGDGSRGQLGHDSTNNEPLPRQVQELMGSEVSQIACGRHHTLAFVPSSGLVYAFGCNTNGQLGTGTRGDIKSPLPVKSSLTGRLTGSPRHMSGPDHYAITKINCGGDHNFLLYSDEKSSTPPEDFRVTNISRSISLINDASLNTWRMKLLDNTDSTITNDVILLLSSTACWNASFLDERSSSSIPCSELTQLPRAQKLETLSNPEERVVCSIHQWFYTNSWI, from the exons ATGATGCTGTGTTGGGGCAGTACTGTGGAGGGCCAGCTGGGTATCGGCGGAGCGGGGGACCCAGTGTACGAACCCCGAAGCTGCCAGGCGTTCAATGGGCGTGGCCTGAAGGAGGTGGCGTGCGGCTGGCGCCATTCGCTATTCCTGTTGCGTGATGGGAGAGTGTACACGTGCGGCTCCAACCGCTGTGGGCAGCTGGGCCACGACAAGCCGGGGGACTCGCCAG AACTGGTGGTGGCCCTGGACACCCAGAAGATAGGGGTGGTATCGTGCGGCCAGGCCCACTCCATGGCGCTGAATGAGCAGGGTCAGGTGTTTGCCTGGGGGGCCGGTGGAGGGGGTCAGCTGGGACTGGGGACCGCTGAGGAGACCGTCCCAATCCCCAG GCTGATCAAGAAGCTGTGCGAGCATCGCATCTCTCAAATAATGTGTGGCAACAAGCACTGCATCGCACTCTCTAAAG ACGGTCAGCTGTTCACGTGGGGCCAGAACTTGAGCGGTCAGCTGGGTTTGGGGAAGGGAGAGCCCAGCACCTTGTCTCCCCAGCCCCTCAAGTCTCTGTCAGGGATCCCCCTGGCTCAGATCACCGCTGGGGGAGACCACAGCTTCGCCCTGTCCCTCTCTGGAGCCGTGTTCGGCTGGGGCAAGAACAGCGCCGGACAGCTGGGGTTAAATGACAAACAGG ACCGGTCTGTCCCTTGCCACATCAAGTTCCTCAGATCCCAAAAAGTGGTTTATATCAGCTGTGGAGACGAGCATACAGCTGCCCTCACCAAG GATGGGGGTTTGTTTACGTTTGGGGACGGCTCTCGTGGTCAACTGGGTCATGACTCCACCAACAACGAGCCTCTACCCAGACAGGTGCAGGAGCTGATGGGCAGCGAGGTTTCCCAGATTGCCTGTGGCAG ACACCACACCCTGGCGTTTGTGCCTTCCTCCGGTCTGGTGTATGCTTTCGGGTGTAACACCAATGGTCAGCTGGGCACCGGGACACGAGGTGACATCAAAAGCCCACTTCCTGTCAAAAGCAGCCTCACAGGAAGGCTCACAGGAAGTCCTCGTCATATGTCAG GGCCTGATCATTATGCCATTACAAAAATCAACTGTGGAGGGGACCATAACTTCCTATTGTACTCAGATGAAAAG AGTTCCACCCCTCCTGAAGACTTCCGCGTCACTAACATCAGTAGAAGCATCTCTTTGATTAATGATGCCAGTTTGAATACGTGGAGGATGAAACTCCTAGACAACACAGATTCCACTATCACCAA TGACGTCATTCTCCTGCTGTCTTCAACCGCCTGTTGGAACGCCAGCTTCCTGGATGAGAG gTCTTCGAGCTCTATACCCTGCAGTGAGCTCACACAACTGCCACGTGCCCAGAAGCTAGAGACTCTATCTAACCCAGAGGAACGTGTTGTGTGTTCTATTCATCAATGGTTCTACACAAATTCCTGGATTTAG
- the LOC110498431 gene encoding probable E3 ubiquitin-protein ligase HERC3 isoform X3 → MFSWGENTRDGFGLVKSNDLVKANTDGCVNFIHLKSPVTHLSAGNKVVAFIRNNGKQVSLAQMQDDKDGRRITGKLKGVECREKILALSCCDAHIILLSEEGRVFCLTQSSNVPRPVGNLNHVIQVACGDQHSIALTQDGKVFTWGQNSSGQLGLGEREPSTLSPQPVKSLSGIPLAQITAGGDHSFALSLSGAVFGWGKNSAGQLGLGDTIDRPAPAPVDCLNLKKTVAVSCGGEHTAVLTKGGFVFTFGSGRYGQLGHNSLRNELRPRLVAEFWGAKVTQIACGRNHTLAFVGSFKNIYSFGHGEQGQLGNGVKMDQSVPLPVHLPQDHIDDQQIEQTFAGGNHSFALCSTTQESGKWLNDSNLGKVTQTLDDDIINRWISDCDSKSWKTIQKEITKTFSSASCLNGSFLDKRRDKHYQTSLKHSGLDLSFAQLAFQKLAKKNKVLAEVEDVVQRILLPSLSKDPIGVEGLRVYLIIPELLRVLRKQQRGMDITEAFAAAILRLNPDKLQVLEGLWSTLPDTPFRTLVKTFHYVSAEYLRMVAEEDYAAEKLFEGTVKVMERLYEVNCNRRIKIAASNFHINRANRMLQNMLNTLVYCDYLNLPEGYFDTFHRQSCIFNTEAKCMVYQLELNYSFVLGGPLAFWVPTIHVRRERALEDAFQHLRQSGHNFTMPLKVKFQAENGVDEGGVSLEFFSLLGKELLTMEPKTLEVYEDSGLAWFTTDLLGLTTTLDDLKELSPTEASGLQNVLDEDDELVEAMDLVFMYKGQELIPNGEEVPVTMVNRKKYVDLYVDMKLNKSVQIQFAVFERGFHKGFPIQAWRMFLPVELMTLLQGDDNYEWDKLRENANYQGYRPTDDIIQNFWSVFTEFSEEEKKKFLTFLTGTDRLPRGRSLSKLQMQITSLGSTDADEYYPKAQTCSVTLCLPNYSSIDTLQEKLLHAITHCDVFGDA, encoded by the exons AGGGTGTGGAGTGCAGGGAGAAGATTCTGGCTCTGAGTTGCTGTGATGCACATATTATTTTACTGTCTGAAGAGGGCAGAGTTTTCTGCCTCACCCAATCATCCAATGTTCCCAG ACCAGTGGGTAACTTGAATCACGTAATTCAGGTTGCATGTGGAGACCAGCATTCAATTGCACTAACCCAAG ATGGTAAAGTGTTCACGTGGGGCCAGAACTCCAGCGGACAGCTGGgtttgggggagagagagccCAGCACCTTGTCTCCCCAGCCTGTCAAGTCTCTGTCAGGGATCCCCCTGGCTCAGATCACCGCTGGGGGAGACCACAGCTTCGCCCTGTCCCTCTCTGGAGCCGTGTTTGGCTGGGGCAAGAACAGCGCCGGGCAGCTGGGACTGGGGGACACAATAG ACAGACCTGCTCCAGCTCCTGTTGATTGCCTGAATCTAAAGAAGACCGTTGCTGTTTCCTGTGGAGGGGAGCATACTGCTGTTCTGACAAAG GGAGGTTTCGTGTTCACATTTGGCTCGGGTCGATATGGACAGCTTGGACACAACTCTCTCAGAAATGAACTACGACCTCGACTGGTCGCCGAATTCTGGGGGGCAAAGGTGACCCAGATAGCATGTGGAAG AAACCACACATTGGCGTTTGTGGGCTCCTTCAAAAATATCTACTCATTTGGGCATGGAGAGCAAGGGCAGCTGGGAAATGGAGTCAAGATGGATCAGTCTGTGCCTCTGCCAGTACACCTACCACAGG ACCACATTGATGACCAGCAAATTGAACAAACCTTTGCTGGAGGAAACCATTCTTTTGCCTTGTGCAGCACTACTCAA GAATCAGGAAAATGGTTGAATGACTCCAATCTCGGaaaagtgactcaaacattaGATGATGACATCATTAACAGATGGATCTCGGACTGTGACTCAAAATCATGGAAGACGATACAGAA GGAAATCACAAAAACATTCTCTTCTGCATCATGTTTAAATGGGAGCTTCCTGGACAAACG CCGTGACAAACATTATCAAACCTCACTGAAGCACTCTGGCCTGGACTTGTCATTCGCCCAACTGGCTTTTCAAAAGCTGGCTAAAAAGAATAAAGTGCTAGCTGAG GTTGAAGATGTTGTCCAGCgcattctccttccctccctgagTAAGGATCCCATTGGGGTGGAGGGTCTGAGGGTGTACCTCATCATCCCTGAGCTCCTGAGGGTTCTCCGAAAACAACAACGTGGCATGGATATTACTGAGGCCTTCGCTGCTGCCATCCTCAGACTGAACCCAGACAAGCTCCAGGTCCTTG AGGGCCTATGGTCGACACTTCCCGACACCCCCTTCAGAACTCTGGTGAAAACATTCCACTATGTGTCAGCAGAGTATCTCCGTATGGTGGCAGAGGAGGATTATGCTGCTGAAAAACTATTTGAAGGGACTGTAAAGGTTATGGAGAGGCTGTATGAG GTCAATTGCAACAGACGCATCAAAATTGCGGCAAGCAATTTCCACATCAACAGAGCCAATCGTATGCTTCAGAAT ATGCTCAACACACTTGTATATTGTGACTACCTAAATCTTCCCGAG GGTTACTTTGATACATTTCACCGACAATCCTGCATCTTCAACACAGAGGCTAAGTGTATGGTTTATCAATTGGAACTCAATTACAGC TTTGTCCTAGGTGGACCGTTAGCCTTTTGGGTCCCTACAATacatgtgaggagagagagagccctggaAGATGCTTTCCAGCACCTTCGACAAAGTGGGCACAACTTCACAATGCCTTTGAAG GTGAAGTTTCAAGCAGAGAATGGTGTGGATGAAGGTGGTGTTTCACTGGaattcttcagcctcctggggAAAGAACTTCTCACAATGGAACCAAAGACACTGGAGGTTTACGAGGACTCTGGACTTGCGTGGTTCACAACAGAT CTTCTGGGTCTGACTACAACATTGGATGACCTTAAAGAGCTGTCTCCAACTGAAGCAAG TGGCTTGCAGAATGTGTTGGATGAAGATGATGAGTTAGTTGAAGCAATGGATTTGGTTTTCATG TACAAAGGGCAAGAACTGATACCAAATGGAGAGGAGGTCCCTGTTACCATGGTCAACAG GAAGAAATATGTTGACTTGTATGTTGACATGAAGCTCAACAAGTCGGTGCAGATTCAGTTTGCAGTCTTTGAGAGAGGCTTCCACAAAGGCTTCCCTATACAGGCATGGAGGATGTTTCTACCTGTGGAGCTGATGACACTTCTACAAGGAGATGACAACTACGAGTGGGACAAGTTGAGAGAG AATGCCAACTATCAAGGATATAGGCCCACAGATGACATCATCCAGAACTTCTGGAGTGTTTTCACAGAGTTCTCAGAGGAGGAAAAGAAGAAGTTCTTAA CTTTTCTGACTGGAACGGACAGACTGCCCAGAGGACGAAGTCTCTCCAAACTGCAGATGCAAATCACGTCTTTGGGCAGCACTGACGCTGATGAATATTATCCGAAAGCACAAACCTGCTCTGTGACATTATGCCTCCCTAACTACAGCAGTATCGACACACTACAGGAGAAACTTCTCCATGCTATCACCCACTGTGATGTGTTTGGAGATGCTTGA
- the LOC110498431 gene encoding probable E3 ubiquitin-protein ligase HERC3 isoform X2: protein MFSWGENTRDGFGLVKSNDLVKANTDGCVNFIHLKSPVTHLSAGNKVVAFIRNNGKQVSLAQMQDDKDGRRITGKLKGVECREKILALSCCDAHIILLSEEGRVFCLTQSSNVPRPVGNLNHVIQVACGDQHSIALTQDGKVFTWGQNSSGQLGLGEREPSTLSPQPVKSLSGIPLAQITAGGDHSFALSLSGAVFGWGKNSAGQLGLGDTIDRPAPAPVDCLNLKKTVAVSCGGEHTAVLTKGGFVFTFGSGRYGQLGHNSLRNELRPRLVAEFWGAKVTQIACGRNHTLAFVGSFKNIYSFGHGEQGQLGNGVKMDQSVPLPVHLPQDHIDDQQIEQTFAGGNHSFALCSTTQESGKWLNDSNLGKVTQTLDDDIINRWISDCDSKSWKTIQKEITKTFSSASCLNGSFLDKRRDKHYQTSLKHSGLDLSFAQLAFQKLAKKNKVLAEVEDVVQRILLPSLSKDPIGVEGLRVYLIIPELLRVLRKQQRGMDITEAFAAAILRLNPDKLQVLEGLWSTLPDTPFRTLVKTFHYVSAEYLRMVAEEDYAAEKLFEGTVKVMERLYEVNCNRRIKIAASNFHINRANRMLQNMLNTLVYCDYLNLPEGYFDTFHRQSCIFNTEAKCMVYQLELNYSFVLGGPLAFWVPTIHVRRERALEDAFQHLRQSGHNFTMPLKVKFQAENGVDEGGVSLEFFSLLGKELLTMEPKTLEVYEDSGLAWFTTDKLLGLTTTLDDLKELSPTEASGLQNVLDEDDELVEAMDLVFMYKGQELIPNGEEVPVTMVNRKKYVDLYVDMKLNKSVQIQFAVFERGFHKGFPIQAWRMFLPVELMTLLQGDDNYEWDKLRENANYQGYRPTDDIIQNFWSVFTEFSEEEKKKFLTFLTGTDRLPRGRSLSKLQMQITSLGSTDADEYYPKAQTCSVTLCLPNYSSIDTLQEKLLHAITHCDVFGDA, encoded by the exons AGGGTGTGGAGTGCAGGGAGAAGATTCTGGCTCTGAGTTGCTGTGATGCACATATTATTTTACTGTCTGAAGAGGGCAGAGTTTTCTGCCTCACCCAATCATCCAATGTTCCCAG ACCAGTGGGTAACTTGAATCACGTAATTCAGGTTGCATGTGGAGACCAGCATTCAATTGCACTAACCCAAG ATGGTAAAGTGTTCACGTGGGGCCAGAACTCCAGCGGACAGCTGGgtttgggggagagagagccCAGCACCTTGTCTCCCCAGCCTGTCAAGTCTCTGTCAGGGATCCCCCTGGCTCAGATCACCGCTGGGGGAGACCACAGCTTCGCCCTGTCCCTCTCTGGAGCCGTGTTTGGCTGGGGCAAGAACAGCGCCGGGCAGCTGGGACTGGGGGACACAATAG ACAGACCTGCTCCAGCTCCTGTTGATTGCCTGAATCTAAAGAAGACCGTTGCTGTTTCCTGTGGAGGGGAGCATACTGCTGTTCTGACAAAG GGAGGTTTCGTGTTCACATTTGGCTCGGGTCGATATGGACAGCTTGGACACAACTCTCTCAGAAATGAACTACGACCTCGACTGGTCGCCGAATTCTGGGGGGCAAAGGTGACCCAGATAGCATGTGGAAG AAACCACACATTGGCGTTTGTGGGCTCCTTCAAAAATATCTACTCATTTGGGCATGGAGAGCAAGGGCAGCTGGGAAATGGAGTCAAGATGGATCAGTCTGTGCCTCTGCCAGTACACCTACCACAGG ACCACATTGATGACCAGCAAATTGAACAAACCTTTGCTGGAGGAAACCATTCTTTTGCCTTGTGCAGCACTACTCAA GAATCAGGAAAATGGTTGAATGACTCCAATCTCGGaaaagtgactcaaacattaGATGATGACATCATTAACAGATGGATCTCGGACTGTGACTCAAAATCATGGAAGACGATACAGAA GGAAATCACAAAAACATTCTCTTCTGCATCATGTTTAAATGGGAGCTTCCTGGACAAACG CCGTGACAAACATTATCAAACCTCACTGAAGCACTCTGGCCTGGACTTGTCATTCGCCCAACTGGCTTTTCAAAAGCTGGCTAAAAAGAATAAAGTGCTAGCTGAG GTTGAAGATGTTGTCCAGCgcattctccttccctccctgagTAAGGATCCCATTGGGGTGGAGGGTCTGAGGGTGTACCTCATCATCCCTGAGCTCCTGAGGGTTCTCCGAAAACAACAACGTGGCATGGATATTACTGAGGCCTTCGCTGCTGCCATCCTCAGACTGAACCCAGACAAGCTCCAGGTCCTTG AGGGCCTATGGTCGACACTTCCCGACACCCCCTTCAGAACTCTGGTGAAAACATTCCACTATGTGTCAGCAGAGTATCTCCGTATGGTGGCAGAGGAGGATTATGCTGCTGAAAAACTATTTGAAGGGACTGTAAAGGTTATGGAGAGGCTGTATGAG GTCAATTGCAACAGACGCATCAAAATTGCGGCAAGCAATTTCCACATCAACAGAGCCAATCGTATGCTTCAGAAT ATGCTCAACACACTTGTATATTGTGACTACCTAAATCTTCCCGAG GGTTACTTTGATACATTTCACCGACAATCCTGCATCTTCAACACAGAGGCTAAGTGTATGGTTTATCAATTGGAACTCAATTACAGC TTTGTCCTAGGTGGACCGTTAGCCTTTTGGGTCCCTACAATacatgtgaggagagagagagccctggaAGATGCTTTCCAGCACCTTCGACAAAGTGGGCACAACTTCACAATGCCTTTGAAG GTGAAGTTTCAAGCAGAGAATGGTGTGGATGAAGGTGGTGTTTCACTGGaattcttcagcctcctggggAAAGAACTTCTCACAATGGAACCAAAGACACTGGAGGTTTACGAGGACTCTGGACTTGCGTGGTTCACAACAGAT AAGCTTCTGGGTCTGACTACAACATTGGATGACCTTAAAGAGCTGTCTCCAACTGAAGCAAG TGGCTTGCAGAATGTGTTGGATGAAGATGATGAGTTAGTTGAAGCAATGGATTTGGTTTTCATG TACAAAGGGCAAGAACTGATACCAAATGGAGAGGAGGTCCCTGTTACCATGGTCAACAG GAAGAAATATGTTGACTTGTATGTTGACATGAAGCTCAACAAGTCGGTGCAGATTCAGTTTGCAGTCTTTGAGAGAGGCTTCCACAAAGGCTTCCCTATACAGGCATGGAGGATGTTTCTACCTGTGGAGCTGATGACACTTCTACAAGGAGATGACAACTACGAGTGGGACAAGTTGAGAGAG AATGCCAACTATCAAGGATATAGGCCCACAGATGACATCATCCAGAACTTCTGGAGTGTTTTCACAGAGTTCTCAGAGGAGGAAAAGAAGAAGTTCTTAA CTTTTCTGACTGGAACGGACAGACTGCCCAGAGGACGAAGTCTCTCCAAACTGCAGATGCAAATCACGTCTTTGGGCAGCACTGACGCTGATGAATATTATCCGAAAGCACAAACCTGCTCTGTGACATTATGCCTCCCTAACTACAGCAGTATCGACACACTACAGGAGAAACTTCTCCATGCTATCACCCACTGTGATGTGTTTGGAGATGCTTGA
- the LOC110498431 gene encoding probable E3 ubiquitin-protein ligase HERC3 isoform X1 — protein sequence MFSWGENTRDGFGLVKSNDLVKANTDGCVNFIHLKSPVTHLSAGNKVVAFIRNNGKQVSLAQMQDDKDGRRITGKLKGVECREKILALSCCDAHIILLSEEGRVFCLTQSSNVPRPVGNLNHVIQVACGDQHSIALTQDGKVFTWGQNSSGQLGLGEREPSTLSPQPVKSLSGIPLAQITAGGDHSFALSLSGAVFGWGKNSAGQLGLGDTIDRPAPAPVDCLNLKKTVAVSCGGEHTAVLTKGGFVFTFGSGRYGQLGHNSLRNELRPRLVAEFWGAKVTQIACGRNHTLAFVGSFKNIYSFGHGEQGQLGNGVKMDQSVPLPVHLPQDHIDDQQIEQTFAGGNHSFALCSTTQESGKWLNDSNLGKVTQTLDDDIINRWISDCDSKSWKTIQKEITKTFSSASCLNGSFLDKRRDKHYQTSLKHSGLDLSFAQLAFQKLAKKNKVLAEVEDVVQRILLPSLSKDPIGVEGLRVYLIIPELLRVLRKQQRGMDITEAFAAAILRLNPDKLQVLEGLWSTLPDTPFRTLVKTFHYVSAEYLRMVAEEDYAAEKLFEGTVKVMERLYEVNCNRRIKIAASNFHINRANRMLQNMLNTLVYCDYLNLPEGYFDTFHRQSCIFNTEAKCMVYQLELNYSFVLGGPLAFWVPTIHVRRERALEDAFQHLRQSGHNFTMPLKVKFQAENGVDEGGVSLEFFSLLGKELLTMEPKTLEVYEDSGLAWFTTDGGGITDEFYLLGLLCGKALYNQCVLNLCFPLALFKKLLGLTTTLDDLKELSPTEASGLQNVLDEDDELVEAMDLVFMYKGQELIPNGEEVPVTMVNRKKYVDLYVDMKLNKSVQIQFAVFERGFHKGFPIQAWRMFLPVELMTLLQGDDNYEWDKLRENANYQGYRPTDDIIQNFWSVFTEFSEEEKKKFLTFLTGTDRLPRGRSLSKLQMQITSLGSTDADEYYPKAQTCSVTLCLPNYSSIDTLQEKLLHAITHCDVFGDA from the exons AGGGTGTGGAGTGCAGGGAGAAGATTCTGGCTCTGAGTTGCTGTGATGCACATATTATTTTACTGTCTGAAGAGGGCAGAGTTTTCTGCCTCACCCAATCATCCAATGTTCCCAG ACCAGTGGGTAACTTGAATCACGTAATTCAGGTTGCATGTGGAGACCAGCATTCAATTGCACTAACCCAAG ATGGTAAAGTGTTCACGTGGGGCCAGAACTCCAGCGGACAGCTGGgtttgggggagagagagccCAGCACCTTGTCTCCCCAGCCTGTCAAGTCTCTGTCAGGGATCCCCCTGGCTCAGATCACCGCTGGGGGAGACCACAGCTTCGCCCTGTCCCTCTCTGGAGCCGTGTTTGGCTGGGGCAAGAACAGCGCCGGGCAGCTGGGACTGGGGGACACAATAG ACAGACCTGCTCCAGCTCCTGTTGATTGCCTGAATCTAAAGAAGACCGTTGCTGTTTCCTGTGGAGGGGAGCATACTGCTGTTCTGACAAAG GGAGGTTTCGTGTTCACATTTGGCTCGGGTCGATATGGACAGCTTGGACACAACTCTCTCAGAAATGAACTACGACCTCGACTGGTCGCCGAATTCTGGGGGGCAAAGGTGACCCAGATAGCATGTGGAAG AAACCACACATTGGCGTTTGTGGGCTCCTTCAAAAATATCTACTCATTTGGGCATGGAGAGCAAGGGCAGCTGGGAAATGGAGTCAAGATGGATCAGTCTGTGCCTCTGCCAGTACACCTACCACAGG ACCACATTGATGACCAGCAAATTGAACAAACCTTTGCTGGAGGAAACCATTCTTTTGCCTTGTGCAGCACTACTCAA GAATCAGGAAAATGGTTGAATGACTCCAATCTCGGaaaagtgactcaaacattaGATGATGACATCATTAACAGATGGATCTCGGACTGTGACTCAAAATCATGGAAGACGATACAGAA GGAAATCACAAAAACATTCTCTTCTGCATCATGTTTAAATGGGAGCTTCCTGGACAAACG CCGTGACAAACATTATCAAACCTCACTGAAGCACTCTGGCCTGGACTTGTCATTCGCCCAACTGGCTTTTCAAAAGCTGGCTAAAAAGAATAAAGTGCTAGCTGAG GTTGAAGATGTTGTCCAGCgcattctccttccctccctgagTAAGGATCCCATTGGGGTGGAGGGTCTGAGGGTGTACCTCATCATCCCTGAGCTCCTGAGGGTTCTCCGAAAACAACAACGTGGCATGGATATTACTGAGGCCTTCGCTGCTGCCATCCTCAGACTGAACCCAGACAAGCTCCAGGTCCTTG AGGGCCTATGGTCGACACTTCCCGACACCCCCTTCAGAACTCTGGTGAAAACATTCCACTATGTGTCAGCAGAGTATCTCCGTATGGTGGCAGAGGAGGATTATGCTGCTGAAAAACTATTTGAAGGGACTGTAAAGGTTATGGAGAGGCTGTATGAG GTCAATTGCAACAGACGCATCAAAATTGCGGCAAGCAATTTCCACATCAACAGAGCCAATCGTATGCTTCAGAAT ATGCTCAACACACTTGTATATTGTGACTACCTAAATCTTCCCGAG GGTTACTTTGATACATTTCACCGACAATCCTGCATCTTCAACACAGAGGCTAAGTGTATGGTTTATCAATTGGAACTCAATTACAGC TTTGTCCTAGGTGGACCGTTAGCCTTTTGGGTCCCTACAATacatgtgaggagagagagagccctggaAGATGCTTTCCAGCACCTTCGACAAAGTGGGCACAACTTCACAATGCCTTTGAAG GTGAAGTTTCAAGCAGAGAATGGTGTGGATGAAGGTGGTGTTTCACTGGaattcttcagcctcctggggAAAGAACTTCTCACAATGGAACCAAAGACACTGGAGGTTTACGAGGACTCTGGACTTGCGTGGTTCACAACAGAT GGCGGCGGTATTACTGATGAATTCTACTTACTTGGGCTGCTCTGTGGGAAGGCACTCTATAATCAGTGTGTTCTGAACCTCTGCTTTCCTCTGGCCCTCTTCAAGAAGCTTCTGGGTCTGACTACAACATTGGATGACCTTAAAGAGCTGTCTCCAACTGAAGCAAG TGGCTTGCAGAATGTGTTGGATGAAGATGATGAGTTAGTTGAAGCAATGGATTTGGTTTTCATG TACAAAGGGCAAGAACTGATACCAAATGGAGAGGAGGTCCCTGTTACCATGGTCAACAG GAAGAAATATGTTGACTTGTATGTTGACATGAAGCTCAACAAGTCGGTGCAGATTCAGTTTGCAGTCTTTGAGAGAGGCTTCCACAAAGGCTTCCCTATACAGGCATGGAGGATGTTTCTACCTGTGGAGCTGATGACACTTCTACAAGGAGATGACAACTACGAGTGGGACAAGTTGAGAGAG AATGCCAACTATCAAGGATATAGGCCCACAGATGACATCATCCAGAACTTCTGGAGTGTTTTCACAGAGTTCTCAGAGGAGGAAAAGAAGAAGTTCTTAA CTTTTCTGACTGGAACGGACAGACTGCCCAGAGGACGAAGTCTCTCCAAACTGCAGATGCAAATCACGTCTTTGGGCAGCACTGACGCTGATGAATATTATCCGAAAGCACAAACCTGCTCTGTGACATTATGCCTCCCTAACTACAGCAGTATCGACACACTACAGGAGAAACTTCTCCATGCTATCACCCACTGTGATGTGTTTGGAGATGCTTGA